One part of the Ailuropoda melanoleuca isolate Jingjing chromosome 6, ASM200744v2, whole genome shotgun sequence genome encodes these proteins:
- the RNF7 gene encoding RING-box protein 2 isoform X2, producing the protein MADVEDGEEPCALSSHSGSAGSKSGGDKMFSLKKWNAVAMWSWDVECDTCAICRVQVMDACLRCQAENKQEDCVVVWGECNHSFHNCCMSLWVKQNNRCPLCQQDWVVQRIGK; encoded by the exons ATGGCCGACGTGGAAGACGGCGAGGAGCCCTGCGCCCTGTCTTCTCACTCCGGGAGCGCAGGCTCCAAGTCGGGAGGCGACaaaatgttctctctcaaaaagtGGAATGCGGTGGCCATGTGGAGCTGGGACGTGGAGTGCGATACGTGCGCCATCTGCAGGGTCCAGGTGATGG ATGCCTGCCTTAGATGTCAAGCTGAAAACAAACAGGAGGATTGTGTTG tGGTCTGGGGAGAATGTAATCATTCCTTTCACAACTGCTGCATGTCCCTGTGGGTGAAACAGAACAATCGCTGCCCTCTCTGCCAACAAGATTGGGTGGTCCAAAGAATCGGCAAATGA
- the RNF7 gene encoding RING-box protein 2 isoform X3, with protein MADVEDGEEPCALSSHSGSAGSKSGGDKMFSLKKWNAVAMWSWDVECDTCAICRVQMPALDVKLKTNRRIVLWSGENVIIPFTTAACPCG; from the exons ATGGCCGACGTGGAAGACGGCGAGGAGCCCTGCGCCCTGTCTTCTCACTCCGGGAGCGCAGGCTCCAAGTCGGGAGGCGACaaaatgttctctctcaaaaagtGGAATGCGGTGGCCATGTGGAGCTGGGACGTGGAGTGCGATACGTGCGCCATCTGCAGGGTCCAG ATGCCTGCCTTAGATGTCAAGCTGAAAACAAACAGGAGGATTGTGTTG tGGTCTGGGGAGAATGTAATCATTCCTTTCACAACTGCTGCATGTCCCTGTGGGTGA
- the RNF7 gene encoding RING-box protein 2 isoform X1, whose product MADVEDGEEPCALSSHSGSAGSKSGGDKMFSLKKWNAVAMWSWDVECDTCAICRVQVMDACLRCQAENKQEDCVGRQHVELCRDWGPPHHPQILNNDGKSPNHSASSHLSVIYTVVWGECNHSFHNCCMSLWVKQNNRCPLCQQDWVVQRIGK is encoded by the exons ATGGCCGACGTGGAAGACGGCGAGGAGCCCTGCGCCCTGTCTTCTCACTCCGGGAGCGCAGGCTCCAAGTCGGGAGGCGACaaaatgttctctctcaaaaagtGGAATGCGGTGGCCATGTGGAGCTGGGACGTGGAGTGCGATACGTGCGCCATCTGCAGGGTCCAGGTGATGG ATGCCTGCCTTAGATGTCAAGCTGAAAACAAACAGGAGGATTGTGTTG GAAGACAGCATGTGGAGCTGTGTAGGGACTGGGGGCCACCACATCACCCACAGATTCTAAACAATGATGGAAAGTCCCCTAATCACAGCGCCTCATCTCACTTAAGTGTAATTTATACag tGGTCTGGGGAGAATGTAATCATTCCTTTCACAACTGCTGCATGTCCCTGTGGGTGAAACAGAACAATCGCTGCCCTCTCTGCCAACAAGATTGGGTGGTCCAAAGAATCGGCAAATGA